A genomic stretch from Mycobacterium cookii includes:
- a CDS encoding PASTA domain-containing protein: MNRTLVAFATAAALLSAPTGIASAAPSATITIPDIVNQNARVAQSKLTNLGLTNVDFASATTKYQNVFNPSNWTVVGVEPAVGTAVAAGDPVILKVTKP, from the coding sequence GTGAATCGAACCCTCGTTGCCTTTGCGACCGCTGCCGCGCTTCTGTCGGCACCCACGGGAATTGCGTCAGCCGCGCCGAGCGCGACCATAACCATTCCCGACATTGTCAACCAGAACGCACGCGTCGCGCAGTCCAAGTTGACCAACCTGGGCCTCACGAACGTCGACTTCGCGTCGGCCACTACGAAGTATCAGAACGTGTTCAACCCGTCGAACTGGACCGTGGTTGGCGTCGAACCCGCAGTCGGCACAGCGGTTGCCGCTGGCGACCCAGTAATCCTCAAGGTCACTAAGCCGTGA
- a CDS encoding rhodanese-like domain-containing protein produces MSTAQNRPYAGDITPEQAWKLLSENPEAVLVDVRTDAEWRFVGVPDLASLGRDVVYIEWNSADGKRNDNFVADLLEHVPAGDDRPVVFLCRSGNRSIGAAEAATEAGIAPSYNVLDGFEGQLDAYSHRGGSGWRAIGLPWKQT; encoded by the coding sequence GTGAGCACAGCGCAAAACCGTCCATACGCAGGAGATATCACCCCCGAGCAGGCGTGGAAGCTGCTCAGCGAGAACCCCGAGGCAGTGCTGGTGGACGTGCGCACCGACGCTGAATGGCGCTTCGTCGGCGTTCCCGACCTGGCTAGCTTGGGCCGCGATGTGGTGTACATCGAATGGAACAGCGCCGACGGCAAGCGCAACGACAACTTCGTCGCCGACCTGTTGGAGCATGTCCCGGCCGGCGACGATCGGCCCGTGGTGTTCCTGTGTCGCTCCGGCAATCGCTCGATCGGGGCGGCAGAGGCTGCCACCGAGGCCGGCATCGCGCCGTCCTACAACGTGCTCGACGGGTTCGAAGGGCAACTCGACGCGTACAGTCACCGCGGCGGAAGTGGCTGGCGGGCAATCGGTTTGCCCTGGAAGCAGACATGA
- the purT gene encoding formate-dependent phosphoribosylglycinamide formyltransferase, which translates to MLLGSGEFSRELATALQRLGARVIAVERYADAPAHGVADESLVLNMTDADELNAAIGRAHPNVVVAASEAIAADALTAVADSGSAEVFPTPRCARLTADREGLRRLAADELGLPTAPFWFAGSVDELRAIADHAGYPLRVQPVATVGGEGQSVVLTPDDVESAWQRAVSAGGRLAHSRVLAETVVEVDFHVTLLTVRSIGPTGPTVEFCAPIGHGEPIGDVQEFWQPQDLSPFALDAAKSIAARIAKSLGGRGVFAVELMVRGDEVYFSDVTARPFESGLVTLRTQRLSEFELQARAILGLPTDTIMISPGAAEVIYTGSDGASGSELGGVLANALRVPESDVRVFTPNGDAGHPLGAAVVTGSDVKTARSRAREVSAALRRLW; encoded by the coding sequence ATGCTGCTGGGCTCCGGAGAGTTCAGCCGCGAACTGGCGACGGCGCTGCAACGGCTCGGCGCGCGGGTGATCGCCGTCGAGCGGTACGCCGACGCGCCGGCGCACGGCGTGGCCGACGAGTCGCTGGTGCTGAACATGACCGACGCCGACGAATTGAACGCTGCGATCGGGCGTGCACACCCGAACGTCGTCGTCGCGGCATCCGAGGCGATCGCCGCCGACGCGCTGACGGCTGTAGCCGACAGCGGTTCGGCCGAAGTGTTTCCGACCCCGCGCTGCGCGCGCCTGACCGCCGACCGGGAGGGCCTGCGCCGGCTGGCCGCCGACGAACTCGGCCTGCCCACCGCTCCGTTCTGGTTCGCGGGATCGGTCGACGAACTGCGGGCCATCGCGGACCACGCCGGATATCCGTTGCGGGTACAGCCCGTCGCGACGGTCGGCGGCGAGGGGCAGTCGGTCGTCCTGACGCCCGACGATGTCGAATCGGCCTGGCAGCGTGCGGTCTCCGCCGGCGGCCGGCTGGCCCATAGCCGAGTGCTGGCCGAAACGGTGGTCGAGGTCGACTTCCACGTGACCCTGTTGACCGTGCGCAGCATCGGGCCGACGGGTCCGACGGTCGAATTCTGCGCGCCGATCGGCCACGGCGAGCCCATTGGTGACGTGCAGGAGTTCTGGCAGCCGCAAGATCTCAGCCCGTTCGCGCTGGACGCCGCCAAGTCGATCGCGGCGCGCATCGCCAAGTCGCTGGGCGGCCGGGGCGTGTTCGCGGTGGAGTTGATGGTCCGTGGCGACGAGGTCTACTTCAGCGATGTCACCGCGCGGCCGTTCGAGAGCGGCCTGGTCACCTTGCGCACCCAACGGCTTTCGGAATTCGAGCTGCAAGCCCGGGCCATCCTGGGTTTACCGACCGACACCATCATGATTTCGCCGGGCGCCGCGGAAGTGATCTACACCGGGAGCGACGGGGCCAGCGGTTCGGAGCTCGGTGGCGTGCTCGCCAATGCGCTTCGCGTGCCCGAGAGCGACGTGCGGGTGTTCACCCCCAATGGCGATGCGGGCCACCCGCTGGGCGCGGCCGTCGTCACCGGGTCGGATGTGAAGACTGCACGCAGCCGCGCCCGCGAGGTGTCGGCCGCGCTGCGCAGGCTCTGGTAG
- a CDS encoding site-2 protease family protein, with amino-acid sequence MSALESHRSVRPSPIFLAIVGLTAFGGTLAYLDGADSKTMAYVSVFVFVIAGWVVSLCLHEFGHAFTAWRFGDRNVEVRGYLDLDPRRYTHPLLSLVVPVVITALGGIGLPGAAVYVQTSFMTAKQRTLVSLAGPAANITLAVVLLGLTELFFDLKHLVFWSGVAFLGFLQVTAALLNLLPIPGLDGYNALEPHLSPETQRALDQFKPYGFMILIFLIFARPVNQAFFGFIGWLFELTGVPTVPVSLGMQLIQIWHAF; translated from the coding sequence GTGAGCGCCCTTGAATCGCACCGCTCGGTGCGGCCCAGCCCGATATTCCTCGCCATCGTCGGCCTGACGGCGTTCGGGGGCACGCTGGCCTACCTGGACGGCGCCGACTCGAAAACGATGGCTTACGTGTCGGTGTTCGTCTTCGTGATCGCCGGCTGGGTTGTCTCGCTGTGCCTGCACGAGTTCGGTCACGCGTTCACGGCGTGGCGGTTCGGCGACCGCAACGTCGAGGTGCGTGGCTATCTGGATCTGGACCCGCGCCGCTACACCCATCCGTTGCTGTCGCTGGTGGTACCCGTGGTCATCACCGCGCTCGGCGGGATCGGACTACCTGGTGCAGCGGTATACGTGCAGACGTCGTTCATGACCGCAAAGCAGCGCACCCTGGTCAGCCTCGCCGGGCCGGCGGCGAACATAACGCTCGCGGTGGTGTTGCTCGGACTGACCGAGCTGTTCTTCGACCTCAAGCACCTGGTGTTCTGGTCGGGGGTGGCGTTTCTGGGCTTCCTCCAGGTCACCGCGGCGTTGTTGAACCTGCTGCCGATACCCGGTCTGGACGGCTACAACGCGTTGGAGCCGCATCTGAGCCCGGAGACCCAGCGTGCGCTCGACCAGTTCAAGCCCTACGGCTTCATGATCTTGATCTTCCTGATCTTCGCCCGCCCGGTGAACCAGGCCTTCTTCGGTTTCATCGGCTGGCTCTTCGAGCTGACCGGCGTGCCCACAGTGCCGGTGAGCCTCGGCATGCAACTGATCCAGATCTGGCACGCCTTCTGA
- a CDS encoding peptidase M50 has protein sequence MSSDVAVVLFGDLRVPRALAGLRVVDPNDLDAALGWARRLVVVGVDADLAAVLTRLMRAERLDVEVAYVPRRRTPATKAYRLPSGWRAVRRATRGSARRTPLIRDETGSAVVGAVRWQPAPDAQRLHGEAVVDDTVLFDGDVDGVVIRPTATLPGLRARVTGLRSRRWVTGRAAQLGSAGVAVVRDGVAVPRAVRRSTVYRHTEGWLPVR, from the coding sequence TTGAGTTCTGACGTCGCCGTGGTGCTGTTCGGGGATTTGCGGGTACCGCGTGCACTGGCCGGGCTGAGGGTGGTCGATCCCAACGACCTCGACGCCGCACTCGGCTGGGCGCGACGCCTGGTGGTGGTTGGCGTCGACGCCGACCTCGCCGCGGTGCTGACCCGGCTGATGCGGGCCGAGCGACTCGACGTCGAGGTGGCTTACGTTCCGCGCCGGCGTACGCCCGCCACCAAGGCTTACCGCCTGCCATCCGGATGGCGGGCGGTTCGCCGGGCAACGCGCGGGTCAGCTCGGCGGACACCACTGATCCGCGACGAGACCGGCTCGGCGGTCGTCGGGGCGGTCCGCTGGCAACCGGCCCCCGACGCGCAGCGGCTGCACGGCGAGGCGGTCGTCGATGACACCGTGCTTTTCGACGGCGACGTCGACGGGGTGGTGATCCGGCCGACCGCGACGTTGCCCGGCCTCCGCGCCCGCGTGACGGGTTTGCGGTCGCGCCGCTGGGTGACCGGACGCGCGGCGCAGCTGGGCAGCGCCGGTGTGGCCGTGGTCCGCGATGGCGTCGCGGTGCCGCGGGCGGTGCGACGCTCGACGGTCTACCGCCACACCGAGGGCTGGTTGCCCGTCAGGTGA
- a CDS encoding cellulase family glycosylhydrolase, which produces MYRRTVLKLPLLLAAGTALAQAPRASAEPPRASAESSRWSTDRANRWYQAQGWPVGANFITSTAINQLEMFQPGTYDPRRIDTELGWARLHGLNTVRVFLHDQLWAQDARGFQTRLAQFVNISSRHRIKPLFVLFDSCWDPHPQVGRQHAPTPGVHNSGWVQSPGADRIDDKSYTRTLQDYVTGVMTQFRNDDRVLGWDVWNEPDNPAPQYASVERGDKLDRVADLLPQVFTWARAVDARQPLTSGVWDGEWADASSRTTIQNIQLANSDVISFHSYAGPSTFESRVGELTPHGRPILCTEYMARPQGSTVESILPIAKRHNVGAINWGLVAGKTQTYFPWDSWKHPYSAVPKVWFHDLLRPDGTAFQNDESQTIRTLSAATVG; this is translated from the coding sequence GTGTATCGCCGGACTGTTCTGAAGCTGCCCCTTTTACTGGCGGCGGGAACGGCTCTGGCTCAGGCGCCTCGGGCTTCGGCGGAGCCGCCGCGTGCCTCCGCCGAGTCCAGCAGGTGGTCGACTGACCGCGCCAACCGCTGGTATCAAGCCCAGGGGTGGCCGGTCGGCGCGAACTTCATCACCTCCACCGCGATCAACCAACTCGAGATGTTCCAGCCGGGCACCTACGACCCGCGGCGCATCGACACCGAATTGGGTTGGGCCCGACTGCACGGACTGAACACGGTCCGGGTTTTCCTGCACGACCAGTTGTGGGCCCAGGACGCCCGCGGCTTCCAAACTCGCCTGGCACAGTTCGTCAACATCTCGTCTCGGCATCGCATCAAGCCGCTGTTCGTGTTGTTCGACTCCTGCTGGGATCCGCATCCCCAAGTCGGTCGCCAGCATGCGCCGACCCCCGGGGTGCACAACTCCGGCTGGGTGCAGAGCCCGGGCGCTGATCGCATCGACGACAAGAGCTACACCCGCACGTTGCAGGACTACGTCACCGGCGTGATGACCCAATTCCGCAATGACGACCGGGTTTTGGGTTGGGACGTGTGGAACGAACCCGACAATCCCGCGCCGCAGTACGCCAGTGTCGAGCGCGGCGACAAGCTCGACCGGGTGGCGGACCTGCTTCCCCAGGTCTTCACCTGGGCGCGTGCCGTCGACGCTCGGCAGCCGCTGACCAGTGGCGTGTGGGACGGCGAGTGGGCGGACGCGTCGAGTCGCACCACGATCCAGAACATCCAGCTGGCCAACTCCGACGTGATCAGCTTTCACTCCTACGCCGGACCGTCGACTTTCGAGTCGCGCGTCGGCGAGCTCACCCCACATGGCCGCCCCATCTTGTGCACCGAGTACATGGCCCGGCCGCAGGGCAGCACGGTCGAATCGATCCTGCCAATTGCCAAGCGGCACAATGTCGGTGCAATCAACTGGGGTTTGGTTGCGGGCAAGACGCAGACCTACTTTCCGTGGGACTCCTGGAAGCACCCGTACTCAGCGGTCCCGAAAGTATGGTTCCACGACCTGCTGCGGCCGGACGGAACCGCGTTTCAGAACGACGAATCGCAGACCATCAGGACCCTGAGCGCCGCAACGGTCGGGTAG
- a CDS encoding PaaI family thioesterase translates to MTDSPQNPEQLDPDYDHHGGFPEYGAASPGPGFGRFVAAMRRLQDLAVSADPSDDLWNEAAEHAEALAGQLAPFQAPEGQAPAGRSPQLPGMGSLLLPPWTMSRYDPDGVEMRGHFSRFHVGGNGAVHGGVLPLLFDHVFGMVVHAAGRPISRTGFLHVDYRKITPTDTPLVVRGHVAATEGRKAFVRGELLDGETLLAEANGLMIRLLPGQP, encoded by the coding sequence GTGACGGATTCGCCGCAGAACCCCGAACAACTCGACCCCGACTACGACCATCACGGCGGCTTCCCGGAATACGGCGCCGCCAGCCCGGGTCCCGGGTTCGGTCGGTTCGTCGCGGCCATGCGGCGCCTGCAGGACTTGGCGGTGTCCGCCGACCCCAGCGACGACCTCTGGAACGAGGCCGCCGAGCACGCCGAAGCGCTGGCCGGCCAACTGGCGCCGTTCCAGGCTCCGGAAGGCCAGGCTCCGGCGGGCCGCTCACCGCAGTTGCCCGGGATGGGCAGCCTGCTGTTACCGCCGTGGACGATGAGCAGATATGACCCGGACGGGGTGGAGATGCGGGGCCACTTCAGCCGGTTCCACGTCGGCGGCAACGGCGCGGTGCACGGCGGCGTGCTGCCGCTGCTTTTCGACCATGTCTTCGGCATGGTCGTGCACGCGGCCGGCCGGCCGATCAGCCGCACCGGCTTCCTGCACGTCGACTACCGCAAGATCACCCCGACGGATACGCCGCTGGTGGTTCGCGGTCACGTCGCCGCGACCGAGGGCCGCAAGGCCTTCGTCCGTGGTGAACTGCTCGACGGCGAGACGCTGTTGGCCGAGGCCAACGGCCTGATGATCCGGCTGCTGCCGGGTCAGCCTTAG
- a CDS encoding O-succinylhomoserine sulfhydrylase, whose protein sequence is MSSSRPDKRSVRTPEPLPDGVSQATIGVRGGVLRSQFEETAEAIYLASGYVYGSAAEAEKAFTGEVDRYVYSRYGNPTVTMFEERLRLIEGAPAAFATASGMAAVFTSLGALLAAGDRLVAARSLFGSCFVVCSEILPRWGVEVVFVDGDDLSQWQEALSVPTQAVFFETPSNPMQSLVDIVAVTELAHAAGAKVVLDNVFATPLLQQGFPLGVDVVVYSGTKHIDGQGRVLGGAILGDKEYIDGPVQKLMRHTGPAMSAFNAWVMLKGLETLAIRVDYQNASAQRIAEYLEGHSAVRWVRYPYLASHPQYDLAKRQMSGGGTVVTFELDVPDSAAKQRAFDVLDKLQLINISNNLGDSKSLVTHPATTTHRAMGPEGRAAIGLGDGVVRISVGLEGTDDLIADLDRALS, encoded by the coding sequence ATGAGTTCCTCCCGCCCTGACAAGCGCTCGGTTCGCACACCGGAACCACTGCCCGACGGTGTCAGCCAAGCCACCATCGGGGTCCGCGGCGGTGTCCTGCGATCGCAGTTCGAAGAGACCGCCGAGGCAATCTATTTGGCGTCCGGCTATGTGTACGGCTCCGCCGCCGAGGCGGAGAAGGCCTTCACTGGTGAGGTCGACCGTTACGTCTATTCGCGCTACGGCAATCCGACCGTCACCATGTTCGAGGAACGGCTGCGACTGATCGAAGGCGCACCTGCGGCGTTCGCCACGGCGAGCGGAATGGCCGCGGTATTCACCTCATTGGGCGCATTGCTGGCGGCGGGCGACCGGCTGGTCGCCGCACGCAGCCTGTTCGGATCGTGTTTCGTCGTGTGCAGCGAGATTCTGCCGCGTTGGGGTGTCGAGGTGGTATTCGTCGACGGCGACGACCTGTCGCAGTGGCAGGAGGCGCTGTCCGTTCCTACCCAGGCGGTGTTCTTCGAGACGCCGTCGAACCCGATGCAGTCGCTGGTCGACATCGTCGCGGTCACTGAGCTCGCTCATGCCGCCGGTGCGAAGGTGGTGCTGGACAACGTCTTTGCCACCCCGCTGCTCCAGCAGGGCTTTCCGCTCGGCGTCGATGTGGTGGTGTACTCGGGCACCAAACACATCGACGGGCAGGGCCGCGTGCTCGGCGGGGCCATCCTCGGCGACAAGGAGTACATCGACGGCCCGGTACAGAAGCTGATGCGGCACACCGGTCCGGCGATGAGTGCATTCAACGCCTGGGTCATGCTCAAAGGCCTTGAGACGTTGGCGATTCGGGTCGACTATCAGAACGCGTCGGCGCAGCGGATCGCCGAATACCTGGAGGGTCATTCGGCAGTGCGGTGGGTGCGCTATCCGTACCTGGCGTCGCACCCACAGTACGACTTGGCCAAGCGGCAGATGTCCGGCGGCGGGACCGTCGTGACCTTCGAGCTCGACGTCCCCGACAGCGCGGCCAAACAACGGGCTTTCGACGTGCTGGACAAGCTGCAGCTGATCAACATCTCTAATAATCTCGGTGACTCGAAATCCCTTGTCACGCATCCGGCGACCACCACGCACCGTGCGATGGGGCCCGAAGGGCGTGCGGCAATAGGCCTGGGCGACGGCGTCGTTCGCATCTCGGTCGGACTCGAAGGCACCGACGATCTGATCGCCGACCTCGATCGGGCCTTGAGCTAG
- a CDS encoding SDR family oxidoreductase, with amino-acid sequence MDNIRGKTIVITGAARGIGYATAQALLARGARVVIGDRDIDVLESAVAGISSLGQISGHPLDVTDRESFAAFLDKARADGGGHIDVLINNAGVMPVGPFLEQSPQAIRSSIEVNFYGVLTGCQLVLPDMVRRRDGHIINIASLAGMVAVPGQVVYAGTKFAVVGLSTALSDEFAPHGVKVTAVLPTFTNTELISGTTPSSAQKPVEPSEIAAAIVKVLDKPKSRVSVPSWGKSFAALATLLSDRGRRWLNKKMGNDTVFLHLDNNARRGYEDRAQHATGVVEHKE; translated from the coding sequence ATGGACAACATCAGGGGCAAAACCATCGTGATCACCGGGGCCGCCCGCGGCATCGGGTATGCCACCGCGCAGGCGCTGCTGGCACGCGGCGCCCGGGTGGTCATCGGCGACCGGGACATCGATGTGTTGGAGAGTGCCGTCGCGGGCATCAGCAGCCTCGGCCAGATCAGCGGCCATCCGCTTGATGTGACCGACAGGGAGTCGTTCGCGGCGTTCCTCGACAAAGCGCGGGCCGACGGTGGCGGCCACATCGATGTGCTGATCAACAACGCCGGCGTCATGCCGGTGGGCCCGTTTCTCGAGCAGTCGCCGCAGGCGATCCGCTCATCGATCGAGGTGAATTTCTACGGCGTGCTCACCGGCTGTCAGCTGGTATTACCGGACATGGTCAGACGGCGTGACGGGCACATCATCAACATCGCGTCGCTAGCCGGCATGGTCGCGGTGCCCGGCCAAGTCGTCTACGCCGGAACGAAATTCGCGGTCGTCGGACTGTCCACCGCGCTGTCTGACGAGTTCGCCCCGCACGGTGTCAAGGTCACGGCGGTGCTGCCGACGTTCACCAACACCGAGCTGATCTCGGGGACGACGCCGTCTTCGGCGCAAAAGCCGGTGGAGCCCTCGGAGATCGCCGCGGCGATCGTCAAAGTGCTGGACAAGCCGAAATCCCGAGTCTCAGTCCCGAGTTGGGGCAAGTCGTTCGCCGCGCTGGCCACGCTGCTGTCGGACCGCGGCCGTCGCTGGCTCAACAAGAAGATGGGCAACGATACGGTCTTTCTCCACCTCGACAACAACGCCCGCCGGGGTTATGAAGACCGAGCGCAGCACGCGACGGGCGTCGTCGAACACAAGGAGTGA
- a CDS encoding DUF4352 domain-containing protein has protein sequence MTSQPGAPGWYPDPSGRGQRYWDGNTWGPPSPDAGTPKKLPRKLWIGIAVVFGIFLIAAISDDGSSNKSASTSSSSSAAAALSAPSSTSFPAASAARDGQFEFRVLGVDRAKSFGGETAKGEFVVVTLHVENTGSDARSFYGGNQKLVDTAGRQYAADGPAMFGETSGDINPGFSIETHMAYDVVPGTAVQGLICHDSMFSGGARLAVVEGGYATN, from the coding sequence GTGACCAGTCAACCGGGTGCGCCGGGCTGGTACCCCGACCCCTCAGGCCGAGGACAGCGGTACTGGGACGGCAACACCTGGGGTCCCCCGTCGCCCGACGCAGGCACCCCCAAGAAACTTCCACGCAAGCTATGGATTGGTATAGCGGTCGTCTTCGGAATATTTCTGATCGCTGCGATCAGCGATGACGGCAGCAGCAATAAGAGCGCGAGCACGTCGTCGTCGAGCAGCGCCGCCGCCGCTCTCAGCGCACCAAGTAGCACCAGCTTCCCAGCAGCCTCCGCAGCCCGAGATGGCCAGTTCGAGTTTCGCGTTTTGGGCGTTGACCGCGCGAAATCGTTCGGTGGTGAGACAGCGAAAGGCGAGTTCGTGGTCGTAACGCTGCACGTCGAGAACACCGGAAGCGACGCGAGGTCGTTCTACGGGGGCAATCAGAAATTGGTTGATACGGCGGGTCGGCAATACGCCGCCGATGGCCCAGCGATGTTCGGCGAAACCAGCGGCGACATCAACCCAGGATTTTCTATTGAGACGCATATGGCGTATGACGTCGTGCCGGGCACCGCTGTCCAGGGGTTGATTTGCCACGATTCAATGTTCTCCGGCGGCGCACGCCTCGCAGTTGTCGAGGGCGGATACGCAACCAATTGA
- a CDS encoding YnfA family protein, which translates to MTVAKSILLFALAAVLEIGGAWLVWQSVREHRGWMWAGLGVIALGAYGFVATFQPDAQFGRVLAAYGGVFVAGSLAWGMALDGFRPDRWDLIGAAVCLAGVGVIMYAPRGR; encoded by the coding sequence ATGACCGTCGCCAAGTCGATCCTGCTCTTCGCGCTGGCTGCGGTCTTGGAGATCGGCGGCGCCTGGCTGGTGTGGCAGAGCGTTCGCGAACACCGCGGATGGATGTGGGCCGGCCTCGGCGTGATCGCTTTGGGCGCCTACGGTTTCGTCGCGACTTTCCAACCCGATGCGCAGTTCGGCCGCGTGTTGGCCGCGTACGGCGGCGTGTTCGTCGCCGGTTCGCTGGCGTGGGGTATGGCGCTGGACGGATTTCGACCCGACCGGTGGGACCTGATCGGTGCGGCGGTCTGTCTGGCCGGCGTCGGAGTGATCATGTATGCGCCCCGCGGGCGCTGA
- a CDS encoding adenylosuccinate synthase, with the protein MPAIVLIGAQWGDEGKGKATDLLGGRAQWVVRYQGGNNAGHTVVLPNGENFALHLIPSGVLTPGVTNVIGNGVVVDPGVLLDELKGLDDRGVDTSRLLISADAHLLMPYHVAIDKVTERYMGSKKIGTTGRGIGPCYQDKIARMGIRVADVLDPELLTHKIEAALEFKNQVLVKIYNRKALDAAHVVDALLEQSERFKHRIADTRLLLNNALEAGEIVLLEGSQGTLLDVDHGTYPYVTSSNPTAGGAAVGSGVGPTRITTVLGILKAYTTRVGSGPFPTELFDENGEYLSKTGGEFGVTTGRRRRCGWFDAVIARYATRVNGITDYFLTKLDVLSSLETVPVCVGYEVDGKRTHEMPMTQSDLHRATPIYEELPGWWEDISDAREFDDLPAKARDYVLRLEELGGAHISCIGVGPGRDQTIVRRDVLAARR; encoded by the coding sequence ATGCCGGCAATCGTCCTCATCGGCGCCCAGTGGGGCGACGAGGGCAAAGGCAAAGCCACCGACCTCCTCGGCGGTCGCGCTCAGTGGGTAGTGCGCTACCAGGGCGGCAACAACGCCGGGCACACCGTGGTGCTGCCCAACGGCGAGAACTTCGCTCTGCACCTCATCCCGTCAGGAGTGCTGACGCCCGGCGTCACCAATGTGATCGGAAACGGCGTGGTGGTCGATCCCGGTGTCTTGCTCGACGAGCTGAAAGGCCTCGACGACCGCGGCGTCGACACCTCGCGACTGCTGATCTCCGCCGACGCGCATCTGCTCATGCCCTACCACGTGGCCATCGACAAGGTGACCGAGCGCTACATGGGCAGCAAGAAGATCGGCACCACCGGCCGCGGCATCGGCCCCTGCTACCAGGACAAGATCGCCCGGATGGGGATCCGGGTCGCCGACGTCCTCGACCCCGAGCTGCTCACCCACAAGATCGAAGCCGCCCTCGAATTCAAAAATCAGGTGCTGGTGAAGATCTACAACCGCAAAGCGCTGGACGCCGCGCACGTCGTCGATGCCCTGCTGGAGCAGTCCGAACGTTTCAAGCACCGCATCGCCGACACCCGGCTGCTGCTCAACAACGCCCTGGAGGCCGGCGAGATCGTCTTGCTGGAAGGCTCGCAGGGCACCCTGCTCGACGTCGACCACGGGACGTATCCCTATGTGACGTCGTCGAATCCGACCGCCGGCGGCGCGGCAGTCGGTTCCGGCGTCGGGCCCACCCGGATCACCACCGTGTTGGGGATCCTCAAGGCGTACACCACCCGCGTGGGCTCCGGCCCGTTCCCGACCGAGTTGTTCGACGAGAACGGTGAATACCTGTCCAAGACCGGTGGCGAATTCGGCGTGACCACCGGCCGGCGCCGGCGGTGCGGCTGGTTCGACGCCGTCATCGCGCGCTACGCGACCCGCGTCAACGGGATCACCGACTACTTCCTGACCAAGCTGGATGTGCTGTCCAGCCTGGAAACCGTGCCGGTGTGCGTCGGCTACGAGGTCGACGGTAAGCGCACCCACGAGATGCCGATGACCCAAAGCGACCTGCACCGCGCCACACCCATCTACGAGGAATTGCCCGGCTGGTGGGAGGACATCTCGGATGCCCGAGAGTTCGACGACTTGCCCGCGAAGGCGCGCGACTATGTGTTGCGATTGGAAGAGCTTGGCGGAGCACATATTTCGTGCATCGGTGTCGGACCGGGCCGTGACCAGACGATCGTCCGCCGCGACGTGCTGGCGGCCCGCCGGTGA